The Anabrus simplex isolate iqAnaSimp1 chromosome 1, ASM4041472v1, whole genome shotgun sequence genome window below encodes:
- the LOC136869901 gene encoding cuticle protein 21.3-like yields the protein MAFKLFVLAAALAVAHAGGPAAYSINTATADFGSLGSTQESTLKGIGGNNVITQYSKAVDSPYSSVRISNSRASNDAVAYGAGYGYAAPALAYGAGAAALAPALHGAAGLTYGAAGQAFGTSLHGHAAYGATRLAAPAIAAAPALAYGGYARAAYAAPAIAAAPALAYGGYARPSYAAPALAAAPALAYGHGLARAAVAAPAVAYSAAPAVAHVSYAGLGAHYAF from the exons ATGGCATTCAAG CTTTTCGTCCTCGCCGCTGCCCTGGCCGTAGCTCACGCCGGAGGCCCCGCCGCCTACAGCATCAACACCGCCACCGCCGACTTCGGCTCCCTTGGATCCACCCAGGAGAGCACTCTTAAGGGAATTGGCGGTAACAACGTCATCACCCAGTACTCCAAGGCTGTAGACAGCCCCTACTCCAGCGTGCGCATCAGCAACAGCCGTGCCAGCAACGACGCTGTCGCTTACGGCGCTGGTTACGGTTACGCCGCTCCCGCTCTCGCCTACGGAGCTGGTGCCGCCGCTCTCGCCCCTGCTCTCCATGGTGCCGCTGGTCTGACCTACGGCGCTGCTGGCCAGGCCTTCGGAACTTCTCTCCACGGACACGCTGCCTACGGCGCTACCAGGCTTGCCGCCCCCGCTATCGCCGCTGCTCCCGCCCTCGCCTACGGAGGTTATGCCCGTGCCGCTTACGCCGCCCCCGCCATCGCTGCCGCTCCCGCCCTCGCCTACGGAGGTTATGCCCGTCCCTCTTATGCTGCCCCCGCTCTGGCTGCCGCCCCCGCCCTCGCCTACGGACACGGTCTTGCCCGTGCTGCCGTCGCTGCCCCCGCTGTAGCCTACTCTGCCGCCCCCGCCGTAGCTCACGTATCCTACGCTGGTCTTGGCGCCCACTACGCTTTCTAA